One genomic segment of Paraburkholderia aromaticivorans includes these proteins:
- the tsaD gene encoding tRNA (adenosine(37)-N6)-threonylcarbamoyltransferase complex transferase subunit TsaD, with the protein MLVLGIESSCDETGLALYDTERGLLAHALHSQIAMHREYGGVVPELASRDHIRRALPLLEEVMERAGTARGDIDAIAYTQGPGLAGALLVGASVANALAMAWDKPTIGIHHLEGHLLSPLLVDEPPPFPFVALLVSGGHTQLMRVTDVGVYETLGETLDDAAGEAFDKTAKLLGLGYPGGPEVSRMAEFGTPGAVVLPRPMLHSGDLDFSFSGLKTAVLTHARKLGGANICEQAKADLARGFVDAAVEVLAAKSLAALKKTKLNRLVVAGGVGANRQLREALSAAAKKRNFYVHYPDLSLCTDNGAMIALAGALRLQRWPGQSGKDYAFTVKPRWDLTSLAR; encoded by the coding sequence ATGCTCGTTCTCGGCATCGAAAGCTCCTGCGACGAAACCGGTCTCGCGCTCTACGACACGGAGCGCGGCCTGCTGGCGCACGCGCTGCATTCGCAAATTGCGATGCATCGGGAGTACGGCGGCGTGGTGCCGGAGCTGGCGTCGCGCGATCACATCCGGCGCGCGCTGCCGCTGCTCGAAGAGGTGATGGAACGCGCCGGCACGGCCCGCGGCGACATCGACGCGATCGCCTACACGCAAGGCCCGGGTCTCGCAGGTGCGCTGCTGGTCGGCGCGAGCGTTGCAAATGCGCTGGCCATGGCGTGGGACAAGCCGACCATCGGCATCCATCACCTGGAAGGGCATTTGCTCTCGCCGCTGCTGGTGGACGAGCCGCCGCCGTTTCCGTTCGTCGCGCTGCTGGTGTCCGGCGGCCATACGCAGTTGATGCGCGTGACGGACGTGGGCGTCTACGAGACGCTCGGCGAAACGCTGGACGACGCCGCCGGCGAAGCCTTCGACAAAACCGCGAAGCTGCTCGGCCTCGGCTATCCCGGTGGCCCGGAAGTCTCGCGCATGGCGGAATTCGGTACGCCCGGCGCCGTGGTGCTGCCGCGCCCGATGCTGCATTCGGGCGATCTCGATTTCAGTTTCAGCGGCCTGAAGACCGCCGTCCTCACGCACGCCAGGAAGCTCGGCGGCGCCAACATCTGTGAGCAGGCGAAAGCCGATCTGGCGCGCGGTTTCGTCGACGCGGCGGTCGAGGTTCTGGCGGCGAAGTCGCTGGCCGCGCTCAAGAAAACCAAACTCAACCGGCTGGTCGTCGCGGGCGGCGTCGGCGCGAACCGGCAACTGCGCGAGGCGCTTTCCGCCGCCGCGAAGAAGCGCAATTTCTATGTGCACTATCCGGACTTGTCGCTGTGCACGGACAACGGCGCGATGATCGCGCTGGCCGGCGCTTTGCGCCTGCAGCGT
- a CDS encoding GatB/YqeY domain-containing protein: protein MSLKDRINDDMKAAMRARETERLGTVRLLLAAIKQREVDERVTLDDTAITAVVDKMIKQRKDSISQFEAAGRTDLADKEKSELAILSAYMPEQMSEAEIIAEVQAAVAQTGAAGPQDMGKVMGVLKPKLAGRADMTAVSAQVKAALAK, encoded by the coding sequence ATGAGTCTCAAGGACCGGATCAACGACGATATGAAGGCCGCCATGCGGGCACGTGAAACCGAGCGTCTCGGCACGGTCCGCCTGTTGCTCGCCGCGATCAAGCAGCGCGAAGTCGACGAACGCGTCACGCTCGACGACACCGCGATCACCGCTGTCGTCGACAAGATGATCAAGCAGCGCAAAGACTCGATCAGCCAGTTCGAAGCGGCAGGCCGCACGGATCTGGCCGACAAGGAAAAGTCCGAACTGGCGATTCTGTCTGCCTATATGCCGGAACAGATGTCCGAGGCGGAGATCATTGCCGAAGTTCAGGCCGCGGTAGCGCAAACTGGCGCGGCCGGCCCGCAGGACATGGGCAAGGTGATGGGCGTGCTCAAGCCGAAGCTGGCTGGCCGTGCCGACATGACCGCGGTCTCGGCGCAGGTCAAGGCCGCACTCGCGAAGTAA
- a CDS encoding NAD(P)/FAD-dependent oxidoreductase, translating to MESFDIAVIGAGAAGMMCAAVAGQLGRRVVLIDHSQRLAEKIRISGGGRCNFTNLYAGPANYLSANPHFCRSALARYTPRDFMALLKRHHVTWHEKHKGQLFCDQSSDAVINVLKSECDAGRVAWRTPLSVEQVRQDAEGRFTLDTRSGPISARALVIATGGLSIPKIGATDFAYRLAKQFGHKLIDMRPALVPLTFAATDWEPFSALSGVSLEVQLETGNKKTGAEFNEDLLLTHRGLSGPGVLQISSYWQPGEPIHINLLPEQDATTALLEAKTGTRRQIASLLSEWVPQRLAHVWLEAHQVPAEARLADLPDKTLRRVGEALTRWTLTPNGTEGYRKAEVTRGGVDTRDLSSATMMSARAPGLYFIGEAVDVTGWLGGYNFQWAWASGVAAGQAAVEYARGA from the coding sequence ATGGAATCCTTCGATATCGCAGTGATCGGCGCAGGCGCGGCCGGCATGATGTGCGCGGCCGTGGCCGGGCAGCTCGGCCGTCGCGTGGTGCTGATCGACCACTCGCAGCGTCTCGCCGAGAAGATCCGCATCTCCGGCGGCGGCCGCTGCAACTTCACGAATCTGTATGCCGGCCCGGCCAACTACCTGTCGGCGAATCCGCATTTTTGCCGCTCGGCACTCGCGCGCTACACGCCGCGCGACTTCATGGCGTTGCTCAAGCGCCATCATGTGACGTGGCATGAGAAGCATAAAGGGCAGCTTTTCTGCGACCAGTCGAGCGACGCGGTCATCAACGTGCTGAAGAGCGAGTGCGACGCGGGCCGCGTGGCATGGCGCACGCCCCTGTCAGTCGAACAGGTGCGTCAGGACGCGGAAGGGCGGTTCACGCTGGATACCCGGTCGGGGCCGATCAGCGCGCGTGCGCTCGTGATCGCGACCGGCGGGCTGTCGATTCCAAAGATCGGCGCCACGGATTTTGCCTATCGTCTTGCCAAGCAGTTCGGTCACAAACTGATCGACATGCGCCCCGCGCTGGTTCCGCTGACCTTCGCCGCAACCGACTGGGAGCCGTTCTCGGCGCTGTCCGGCGTCTCGCTGGAGGTGCAGCTCGAGACCGGCAACAAAAAGACCGGCGCTGAATTCAACGAAGATCTGCTCCTCACGCACCGCGGCCTTTCCGGGCCGGGCGTGCTGCAGATTTCGAGCTACTGGCAACCCGGCGAGCCGATTCACATCAACCTGTTGCCCGAGCAGGACGCCACGACCGCCTTACTCGAAGCCAAAACCGGCACCAGGCGTCAGATTGCCAGTCTGTTGTCGGAGTGGGTGCCGCAGCGGCTCGCCCATGTCTGGCTGGAAGCCCACCAGGTGCCCGCCGAAGCGCGCCTCGCCGACTTGCCGGACAAGACCCTGCGCCGCGTCGGTGAAGCACTGACGCGCTGGACGCTCACGCCCAACGGCACGGAAGGCTATCGCAAGGCCGAAGTGACGCGCGGCGGCGTCGACACGCGCGACCTGTCGTCGGCGACGATGATGAGCGCGCGCGCCCCAGGCTTGTACTTCATCGGCGAAGCGGTGGACGTCACCGGCTGGCTGGGCGGCTATAACTTCCAGTGGGCGTGGGCATCGGGCGTGGCGGCCGGCCAGGCAGCCGTGGAGTACGCGAGAGGGGCTTGA
- the rpsU gene encoding 30S ribosomal protein S21: MTTIRVKDNEPFEVAMRRFKRTMEKNGLLTELRAREFYEKPTAERKRKKAAAVKRHFKRLRGQMLPKKFY; encoded by the coding sequence ATGACGACCATCCGCGTAAAAGACAACGAGCCGTTTGAAGTCGCCATGCGCCGTTTCAAGCGCACCATGGAAAAAAACGGTTTGTTGACGGAACTTCGCGCTCGCGAGTTTTACGAAAAGCCTACGGCTGAGCGCAAGCGCAAGAAGGCGGCTGCGGTGAAGCGTCATTTCAAGCGTCTGCGTGGTCAGATGCTGCCAAAGAAGTTCTACTGA